In the Argonema galeatum A003/A1 genome, CGTACCACCTGGATTACCACCTGGCTGGACAAAGAGGGGTCTATTTGCTTGCCTTCACCAGCACGAAAGTCATAGTACACAAATCTAGTCGCAGTGCCAATACTTTCATCAAGCCAATCTTCCAGCATACAGGCTTCTGTCTGCTGCCGCAGATCTGGTAAAAAAAGAGTTGGTTCTGGCTTGTAGGTTTCCAGATATTTTAATATTTGCGTCGAGTCTGCGATCGCTTCCGGCTGTCCCTCTTTCTGCGGCAACAACACTGGTACCGTTGTCAAACCCGTCAGCGGTTTTAGCTTCATAATATGAAGTCCCGGCGTTAAATTCTGAACTTCATAACTTATTTTTTTATACCCCAGCGCTAATCTTGCTTTGCGACAGTAATGAGACGTACTAAATTGCAGTAAAAGCATCTATGTAGAAAGGTAACAAGCATATATATGCCGTTCATTGCATATAGTTCATGGTTCATTGCTTTTGAACCATGAACTATGAACGACCGGAAGTGAAACTTAACTGTGGCTAAAGCCAAAGCCCCTTTCCCACGCCTAAAGCAAATGGGAAAGGCGTAAATCTCATTGTCAAGCCGGTGATGAGAATATGGACAGCCAGCTTAGGGCGATTTAGTGGGAGTTGCCGCAGGCGTTTTAGCGGGTGCGGGTGCGGGCGCTGTTGTTGCTTTAGGAGCAGAAGATGCTCCTCCTGCTGGTGACGGACTGGTGGTGGCTGGCGCATCACCGCCGCCTTTGCAGGCTCCCAACATTACAACCAAGCCGAGTCCTAGAGCCAAACTAACGATTTTTTTGTTCATACACTCCTCTGTTACTGATTGCGTCACAATTTGTAACTAGATGATAACAATACTTTATTTACCAGGCTAGCGCGCAAGTACAACCAATTTTTTTTTGTGAAGCAAAGCTGCTGCCTCACACATAATACTCCAAAAACTCGAAAGAATCGCCCAATAGAGCTATTGTGTCCAAATTTGACAACTTTTTAGATGAGATATAGTGGCAAGGTTCAAGCCCAGCGGCATGGCCCTTGCCTTCGGCAAGACTTCGGGTAAAGCTAGGGAGGAGGATGTCAACAATGTTAGAATCCTGTCAGAACGGTGGGGGTAACAGAGGTTGCAAGTTGTTGACTTTCCGAAAAGCTCTCCCTTGTGAGTTAAAAACTCCCCGACCCTGCGTGGAAGTCGGAATATCTATTGAATTGGTAAAGGCTATGTCGGTCGCCCCTAAATCTGCGTTTTCTGCTAAAAGGCTAGCATTCAGAAAATCGGTTGTTAGTTTAATAGAACCCCAAAAAAAGGCAAAGGACGGCAGTTCCCAAAGCTCGTTGCGATACATTGAAAAACAAGAGAACCATGAAAAGCAGTCCACAACATGGCGATCGCGTCCTTCGCAGCTTCATCGATCGCGTCGTACCAACGACCAAACCGTTAAAATCCTGCCCTCCTCAGAATCAATACCGCCTTGGTTACGTGGCGCGATCGCACTACAGCAGCGATCGACATTCGTAACTTTTCTCCTCGTGGGCGCGGTACTCCTAGTTTACGGCGGGACAGTTTATGCCCAGCAACAGTGGAGCCAAGAGTACCGCAAACTGGAAATACTCGAACGAAAAGAGCGACAACTGACAACAGCAGGTGAAGTTTTGAAAAATAAGCTGGCCCAGGGAGCCGAACACCCGGATAATGGTTTAGTGTCTCCAACTCCAGACAATAACTTGTTTCTCGTGCCATCACCGCGATCGACAGCCACGGAAAAAACAGCTCCAACGCCAGCTTCTAGTCCCAAGCTAACCCCAACGCCAGTAGGGTACTAGAAAAGAAGGGGCTAGGGGAAAGAAGGGGCTAGGGGAAGAGGGAAAAGAATCATTCTTTTGAATGATTGACTTTTGAATGATTGACTTTTGAATGATTGACTTTTTGTGTTGGGTTTTAATATGGCTTCAGCCAATCCTCCCTCTTCTCGTTATAGTAGGCGTCGCTCACGGGCGCGGCGACCGGCGAGCAAACAGCCTCAACAGCGTTCAGTAAAGCTTCTAGATCGGCAACAGCCGGATATAGGGCCGAATTTATTAACTTCAGTTTCCAGATTAGGCCGGGATATCGGTTCTCCCAGGCAAAAGAATTTTGGATCGAAGTCTAAAAGCGAGAATTCAGAATCATCTCAAACTCGCAAACAGCCTAATAATCTAAAATCCAAAATCCTCTCTTGCGAAGGTGGGCATCGTGACGGGAACCGCCAAGACGCCCACTTCGCGCAAAATCCAAAATTGAACCGACTGGTGCTGGTATGGATACTTTTGTTGCTCAGCGGATTGGGTCTCGGCTGGAATTTATATAAACTGCAAATTGTGCGCGGACCGATACTAGCACGCACCGCCAAACAGCAGCAAGCAGTAACCTTACGTCCTTATGTACCTCGACGCCCCATTGTTGACCGCAACAACAACGTTTTAGCAGTCGATCGCCCTGCTTACACCTTGTACGCCCACCGGAAGCTGTTTAAAACTTCAAAAGAAGAAGTCGCCACAAAACTTTCACCCCTGCTGGGTCGTTCTGTCGAAGACCTAGTGAAATATTTTAATAAAGCTGAAAGTGGCGTTCGGATCGAAAATTCCCTGTTGGAAGAAGTAGCCGATCGCATCACCGCCTTGCGACTGGACGGACTGGAATTAATTCCCCATTACTCCCGCCTCTACGCGCAGCAGGAACTGGCGGCAGACATTGTGGGCTACGTCAATATGAATCATAAAGGTCAAGCAGGAGTAGAATACAGCCAGGAAAAATTGCTAGAACGCTCTACTCGTGCAGTCAGGCTGAGTCGTGCGGGAAACGGTGCCATGATGCCAGATTACGCGCCAGCAGGAGTGATGAACGACGACCTGCGACTGCAACTGACAATAGATAGCCGACTTCAACGTGCCGCCCGTTCAGCCCTCAAAGAAAAAATTGAGCAATTCAAAGCTAAGCGAGGCACCGTCATCGTCATGGATGCGCGGGATGGTGCATTGCTGGCACTGGTTTCCGAACCTTCCTACGACCCGAACCAGTACTCCAAATATGATGTGGGACTGTTTAAGAACTGGGCGCTGACAGACCTTTACGAACCGGGTTCCACCTTCAAGCCCCTCAATGTGGCGATCGCCCTCGAAACTGGAGGCATCAAACCCGACAGTACCTTTGTTGACAACGGCCACATTCAGGTAGCGGGCTGGCCGATCAAAAACGCTGAGGGAGGCGGTCACGGAAGTCTTACAATTGCTGAGATTCTACAACTTTCCAGCAACGTTGGCATGGTGCAAGTTATGCAGCAAGTAAAGCCCAGTGTCTACTACGGCTGGCTGGAACGCCTGGGACTGGGGCAAACTGTAGAAACAGATCTGCCCTTTGCAGTACCCAGCCAGTTGAAAAGTCAAGAGGAGTTTACAGGTTCGCCGATCGAACCGGCAACTACCTCTTTTGGCCAGGGATTTTCCATCACCCCCCTCCAGCTGGCACAACTCCACGGTGCGATCGCGAATGGTGGCAAACTGGTAAGTCCCCACGTCGTGCGCGGTTTATTCGACTCCAAAGGACAAATGCACTGGCAGCCCACAGTCCCAGCACCTCGGCCAGTTTTCTCTCCTAACACTACACAGACAGTCCTAGAAATGATGGAAACTGTAGTAACTAAGGGGACGGGAAAACCCGCACAAATTCCCGGATATCGCATCGCTGGCAAAACTGGTACAGCCCAAAAAGCCAGTGCTACCGGCGGCTACTCCGCCAACGCCAAGATCGTCAGCTTTGTCGGTATCTTGCCAGTAGAATCCCCCCGCTACGTGGTTGTAGCTGTGGTGGACGAACCAAAGGGCAGGGTTTTTGGTTCGACTGTAGCAGCACCAATTGTCAAGACCGTGATGGAATCTCTGATTACAATTGAGCAAATACCCCCAAGTCAATAGGGACAAAAGTCAAAAGTCAAAAGTCAAAAGTCAAAAGTCAAAAGTCAAAAGTCAAAAGTCAAAAGAAAGAAGGAGCTAGAGGCTAGAAAAATCGGGTCTTTCGGAATCATTATGCTAATCTTTTTTATAGCAACCGCCAAGGCGGTTAGGACATTCTCAATTCCCGAAACCCTTGATTCTAAGCACTTCTTCCCCTAGCCCCTAGCCCCTAGCCCCTAGTCCCTAGCTATAAGAGCATTTTTGTAGGGACACGGCATCATAAATATGTCGGTCATACAAAAGATTTAAATATGCCGTGTCCAAAGCAGCATATTTGACACGAAAGAACCCCCCTCTGCGGCCATCATGATTCAGACACAACCGGAAACGATATCATTTGTTTCTTTTGACTTTTGACTTTTGACTTTTGACTTTTGACTTTTTTAGCCCCTAATTTGGCTATTTTGGACTTGTTCCCACAATTGTTCGCGGCTTTTGGCAGGTTCGGAGCAACTAAGCCCCTGACAAACCAGTCCTACACTTCCTGCGGGGAGATTATCTGTAAGAGCATAAACTGCTGTGGGTAAATATTGAGGGATGAGAGATTCGAGTTGCTCATTAGTAGTACGAATCAGAGTGCGATCGATATACCAATCTAGAGCAGTAAATAAACCGGGACAGGCTTGAGGAGTCTGATTCATCACGCTGCTAAAAGCGCGTAAAGCTTGCTCGGCCCGATCGAGATATTGTAGATCTTCCGTGAGTAAGGCTAGTTGCACTAAGTTAGCGATCGCCACACCATTAGCAGAGGGAGTAGCATTATCATTATAATTGCGCTCTCGTACCACAAGGTCGCCACTGGCATCGCTGGCAGTATTGAAATATCCTCCCAGTTCCACACTCCAGAGAAATTCATCAAACTCCTCCTGCACCTTGACTGCTTTTTCTAGCCAGAACTTACAAGTTGGAAATTCTTTTTCTTCCCCAATACCCAATCCCAGAGAAGCTTGCTGCAAATCCAATAGCGCCTTGATGAAAAGAGCATAATCTTCAGACTGAGCCAAAACCGCCGTCTTACCCTCATAATTGAGGCGATGAAAGCGATCGTCCACCCACTGGCGATCCAAAATAAATTTAGCAGCCCTAACAGCAACAGACAAATACTCTGTCCGCCCAAATGCCGTATAAGCTCGTGCCAGTCCCGAAATCATCAAGCTATTCCAAGCTACAATCATCTTGATATCTGTCACTGGCGGAATCCGACCAGTCCAGTTGCCCGCTTTGGCTTCCTGATTATTGCGGGCGGGAGGGAAAGTTGACCGGGCGTCAGGTTTAACACCGTAGCGGACTTCAAACATTTTAAGTAAAGCAACTTCTGCCTTGTCGCTCAGATTGTGGGGGTGGCGGCGTTGCATAACGTTGCACTCTTCAAAATTGCCCTCAGCAGTGACAGTGAACTCCGCCTTAATTTCTGCTAATTCCTCAGCGGTGAGAAGTTGTTCGAGTTCCTGATATTTCCAAACATAAAAGTTTCCTTCTTCTGGCTCTTTTGCTGCTGCATCGCTGAAGTTGTCGGCATCCTGAGATGCGTAGAAGTAACCTTCAGGAGCAGTCATTTCGCGCACAAGCCATTGTACCGTACCTGCGATCGCACTCTCAAATGCCGGTACTTGAACTCCGCTACTCCACAAACAAGCCAGATATTCCACAATCTGACCGTTATCGTAGAGCATCTTTTCAAAGTGAGGCACCGTCCAAGTCGCGTCAACCGTGTAGCGGTGAAAACCCCCGGCAACATGGTCGTAAATACCTCCCAGTGCGAGATTTAACCCCCGCTGGGTACAAACCTGCTTAGCATCGGATTGGGATTCCTCCTTGCTAACTTCAGCCTGAGAACTAAATCGAACGCCCCGCAGTACCAATCCGGCGTAAGGCATCATCGGGAAGCAGGGGCCAGAACCAATGCCTTTCAGCACGCTAGTATTGGTCTTTAAACCTTGACGCAGTAGAGAGGAATCTAATTGTTCGCCGCCTGTTGGTTGCAGCATAGCTCCCTGCTGGAGATATCCGCGAATTTCTGCCGTTACAGACTCAACTTTGGCTTTTTCAGTGTCGTAGTGGCGGCGAATTGCTTGCAGCACTTGCAGAAATCCGGGGCGTCCGTAGCGGGGTTCGACGGGAAAGTAAGTGCCGCCGTAAAAAGGTATCAAGTCTTTAGGGTCTAAAAATACGTTGAGAGGCCAGCCGCCTTGCCCAACCATCATCTGCAACCCTTGCATATAAATACTGTCTAAGTCTGGCCGCTCTTCCCGATCGACCTTGATCGGGATAAAATTGGCGTTCATATACTCGGCAATAGTCCGATCGGAAAATGCCTCGCCTTCCATGACGGTACACCAGTGGCAACTTGAATAGCCAATTGAAAGAAAAATCAGCTTGTTTTCGCGGCGGGCAACTTCTATGGCTTCATCGCACCAAGGCCACCAGTCGATGGGATTTTCGGCGTGTTTGCGTAGGTAAAGACTTGGGGATTGGGCAAGGCGATTCGTCATTCGATTTTAAATTTTAGATTTTAGATTTTAGATTTTGAATTGACCTACGGATGGATAGGCAACGGGGAAAGGAGGAAGAGGGGTATCGCTTGCCACTTAGGAGTGACGGGCGGGACGCCCATCCCACAATAAATTCCACAAGAAATGCCACAAGAAGTTGTTGGATATTTTTATGTTTTGCTTTAATATATCGCGATCGCACAATTCCCGGTCTTTCACTTTAACGATGTTTTCTGCGACTGAAACAGGCGATGCAGCAGGATCGCTATTGGGGCAGGGGTAGGGTTCGATCGCAAATCGTATGCTGAGCTTGTCTGGAGGGTAGTTGGGGAGCTAATTGACGCCAGCATTTGGATCGAGAATGTCATAATGACGGCTTGCAAAAGTCTCTTGGACATGGCACACTCCTTTTCTTATCTTAGAGTCGCTTCTAAAATACGATTGACTCTTGCCATCCCACTTCGTTCCACTGAGTCACCCAACAGGGCGGTTTGAAAAATCTTATTGATTATTGGGGAAAAAGCGATCGGTAAAGAACTACTGAGAACCGATCGCTCACTAATAACCGTTGACAAATGACCAATTTAATGAAATGTAGCCAAGCTTAAAGCTGATAATGCGATCGACAACCAGATCACAAAGCAATACCGCGTCAGCTGCATCGCCTGTTGAATGCGATCGCAAGTGATAGGGTTAATTGGATCTCCCAGTAGCGGTTTATGTTTGGCAATGCCACGATACCAGTTTGTACCCCCTACTCGGACACCCAGTATAGCAGCGTAAACGCACTCGCTCCAGCCAGAATTCGGACTGGAGTCTGATGACGCATCTCTTTGACATATCCTCCAAACATAACCGGGTCTGCCAGATAAAAGTGCTAAGGTAATTACCACAAACCTGCAAGGAAGCCAGGTAAGAACATCTTCCTGTTTGGCACTAAACCATCCTATATATGTGTAGGGCGCTTCAGGGTAGCCGATACTTGAATCGAGAGTACTTGCCGCTTTGTAAGCAAGAGCGAGGGGAACACTACCTACCATCGGCAAAAACGCGCCAATTATCGCATAAAACAGCGGTGCCATTACACCATCAGTGGCATTTTCTGTCACCGTTTCCAAAACCGATCGCAGGACTTCTGATTCTGATAAGTTATCTGTATCGCGACCCACATATAGGCTCAAAGTAGAACGGGCCTTAGTCAAATCTCCATCTCTTAAGGGTTGCAAA is a window encoding:
- a CDS encoding glutathione S-transferase family protein, with protein sequence MLLLQFSTSHYCRKARLALGYKKISYEVQNLTPGLHIMKLKPLTGLTTVPVLLPQKEGQPEAIADSTQILKYLETYKPEPTLFLPDLRQQTEACMLEDWLDESIGTATRFVYYDFRAGEGKQIDPSLSSQVVIQVVRRQYKINAATVKLAADRLALALEELSSRWQDNPYLVGNNLSVGDIAAGALLSPLALIPHYRREYPWLFDRIIQIHQICGEPLPPGLRKDEG
- a CDS encoding thioredoxin domain-containing protein — protein: MTNRLAQSPSLYLRKHAENPIDWWPWCDEAIEVARRENKLIFLSIGYSSCHWCTVMEGEAFSDRTIAEYMNANFIPIKVDREERPDLDSIYMQGLQMMVGQGGWPLNVFLDPKDLIPFYGGTYFPVEPRYGRPGFLQVLQAIRRHYDTEKAKVESVTAEIRGYLQQGAMLQPTGGEQLDSSLLRQGLKTNTSVLKGIGSGPCFPMMPYAGLVLRGVRFSSQAEVSKEESQSDAKQVCTQRGLNLALGGIYDHVAGGFHRYTVDATWTVPHFEKMLYDNGQIVEYLACLWSSGVQVPAFESAIAGTVQWLVREMTAPEGYFYASQDADNFSDAAAKEPEEGNFYVWKYQELEQLLTAEELAEIKAEFTVTAEGNFEECNVMQRRHPHNLSDKAEVALLKMFEVRYGVKPDARSTFPPARNNQEAKAGNWTGRIPPVTDIKMIVAWNSLMISGLARAYTAFGRTEYLSVAVRAAKFILDRQWVDDRFHRLNYEGKTAVLAQSEDYALFIKALLDLQQASLGLGIGEEKEFPTCKFWLEKAVKVQEEFDEFLWSVELGGYFNTASDASGDLVVRERNYNDNATPSANGVAIANLVQLALLTEDLQYLDRAEQALRAFSSVMNQTPQACPGLFTALDWYIDRTLIRTTNEQLESLIPQYLPTAVYALTDNLPAGSVGLVCQGLSCSEPAKSREQLWEQVQNSQIRG
- a CDS encoding serine protease, with the protein product MNKKIVSLALGLGLVVMLGACKGGGDAPATTSPSPAGGASSAPKATTAPAPAPAKTPAATPTKSP
- a CDS encoding peptidoglycan D,D-transpeptidase FtsI family protein, whose product is MASANPPSSRYSRRRSRARRPASKQPQQRSVKLLDRQQPDIGPNLLTSVSRLGRDIGSPRQKNFGSKSKSENSESSQTRKQPNNLKSKILSCEGGHRDGNRQDAHFAQNPKLNRLVLVWILLLLSGLGLGWNLYKLQIVRGPILARTAKQQQAVTLRPYVPRRPIVDRNNNVLAVDRPAYTLYAHRKLFKTSKEEVATKLSPLLGRSVEDLVKYFNKAESGVRIENSLLEEVADRITALRLDGLELIPHYSRLYAQQELAADIVGYVNMNHKGQAGVEYSQEKLLERSTRAVRLSRAGNGAMMPDYAPAGVMNDDLRLQLTIDSRLQRAARSALKEKIEQFKAKRGTVIVMDARDGALLALVSEPSYDPNQYSKYDVGLFKNWALTDLYEPGSTFKPLNVAIALETGGIKPDSTFVDNGHIQVAGWPIKNAEGGGHGSLTIAEILQLSSNVGMVQVMQQVKPSVYYGWLERLGLGQTVETDLPFAVPSQLKSQEEFTGSPIEPATTSFGQGFSITPLQLAQLHGAIANGGKLVSPHVVRGLFDSKGQMHWQPTVPAPRPVFSPNTTQTVLEMMETVVTKGTGKPAQIPGYRIAGKTGTAQKASATGGYSANAKIVSFVGILPVESPRYVVVAVVDEPKGRVFGSTVAAPIVKTVMESLITIEQIPPSQ
- the cbiB gene encoding adenosylcobinamide-phosphate synthase CbiB codes for the protein MPFDFSPLKSALVLALAAGLDYLIGDPWGWLHPVQVMGWGIGQLFQCSIEILEKPTTIRCVHFTRKITNLPIDAIVPRCAGILLGISLVMGSGLVGWLIIQAADRLHPLLGVAVATIMLASCFAGRSLRDAGEAVLQPLRDGDLTKARSTLSLYVGRDTDNLSESEVLRSVLETVTENATDGVMAPLFYAIIGAFLPMVGSVPLALAYKAASTLDSSIGYPEAPYTYIGWFSAKQEDVLTWLPCRFVVITLALLSGRPGYVWRICQRDASSDSSPNSGWSECVYAAILGVRVGGTNWYRGIAKHKPLLGDPINPITCDRIQQAMQLTRYCFVIWLSIALSALSLATFH